A region from the Streptosporangium sp. NBC_01756 genome encodes:
- the prfB gene encoding peptide chain release factor 2 has product MALIDPAEEITELTGTLNSIQDVLDVDAIRKQLEELGEQAAAPDLWNDQEHAQKVTSKLSYLQGEVNRVETLGRRLEDLSVLYELAAAEDDEETREEADRELASLRSDIGALEVRTLLSGEYDGREAVVTIQSQAGGVDAADWAQMLQRMYLRWAERKGYPTEVYETSYAEEAGIKSTTFTVKAPYAYGTLRGEHGTHRLVRISPFDNQGRRQTSFAGVDVVPVVETTDHIDINEDDLRVDVYRSSGPGGQGVNTTDSAVRLTHLPTGIVVSCQNERSQLQNKATAMAVLQSKLLERKRQEEAAALNEIRGESTTSWGTQIRNYVLHPYQIVKDLRTGTEAGNPSTVLDGDLDEFIESEIRWTRRQESGVEQ; this is encoded by the coding sequence GTGGCACTCATCGACCCGGCAGAAGAGATCACCGAGCTTACCGGCACGCTGAACAGCATTCAGGACGTGCTCGACGTCGACGCGATACGAAAGCAGCTCGAAGAGCTCGGGGAGCAGGCCGCCGCGCCCGACCTGTGGAACGACCAGGAGCATGCCCAGAAGGTCACCAGCAAGCTCTCCTACCTGCAGGGCGAGGTCAACAGGGTCGAGACCCTGGGCCGGCGGCTCGAGGACCTGAGCGTCCTGTACGAGCTCGCCGCCGCCGAGGACGACGAGGAGACCCGCGAGGAGGCCGACCGCGAGCTGGCGTCCCTGCGGAGCGACATCGGCGCCCTGGAGGTCCGCACCCTGCTCTCCGGGGAGTACGACGGCCGTGAGGCGGTCGTCACGATCCAGTCCCAGGCCGGTGGCGTGGACGCCGCCGACTGGGCCCAGATGCTCCAGCGGATGTATCTGCGGTGGGCCGAGCGCAAGGGCTACCCGACGGAGGTCTACGAGACCTCCTACGCCGAGGAGGCCGGGATCAAGTCGACGACCTTCACCGTGAAGGCGCCCTACGCCTACGGCACGCTCCGCGGCGAGCACGGGACGCACCGGCTGGTCCGCATCAGCCCGTTCGACAACCAGGGCCGCCGCCAGACCTCCTTCGCGGGCGTCGACGTCGTGCCGGTCGTCGAGACGACCGACCACATCGACATCAACGAGGACGACCTGCGGGTCGACGTCTACCGGTCCTCCGGCCCCGGCGGTCAGGGCGTCAACACCACCGACTCCGCGGTCCGCCTGACCCACCTGCCCACCGGCATCGTGGTCTCCTGCCAGAACGAGCGCTCCCAGCTGCAGAACAAGGCGACCGCGATGGCGGTCCTGCAGTCCAAGCTGCTGGAGCGCAAGCGGCAGGAGGAGGCCGCGGCGCTGAACGAGATCCGGGGTGAGTCCACCACCTCGTGGGGCACCCAGATCCGCAACTACGTGCTGCACCCCTACCAGATCGTCAAGGATCTGCGGACCGGCACCGAGGCGGGCAACCCCAGCACGGTGCTCGACGGCGACCTCGACGAGTTCATCGAGTCGGAGATCCGCTGGACCCGTCGCCAGGAGTCGGGCGTCGAGCAGTGA
- the ftsE gene encoding cell division ATP-binding protein FtsE, with translation MIHFDNVTKVYANQNRPALDHVSVDVDKGEFVFLVGPSGSGKSTFLRLVLKEERPNSGAIHVAGKDLARLSNFKIPHLRRRIGCVFQDFRLLPNKNVYENVAFALEVIGKPRRFIRKVVPEVVELVGLEGKAHRMPDELSGGEQQRVAMARAFVNRPMILLADEPTGNIDPATSIGIMKVLDRINRTGTTVVMATHDAAIVDSMRKRVVELEDGKIVRDQSRGVYGQAY, from the coding sequence GTGATCCATTTTGATAATGTCACCAAGGTCTACGCGAACCAGAACCGCCCCGCGTTGGACCACGTCAGCGTCGATGTCGACAAGGGCGAGTTCGTGTTCCTCGTCGGCCCCTCGGGCTCGGGAAAGTCGACCTTTCTCCGCCTGGTCCTGAAGGAGGAGCGCCCCAATTCGGGGGCGATCCATGTGGCCGGCAAAGATCTCGCCCGACTGTCCAATTTCAAGATCCCGCACCTGCGCCGCCGGATCGGCTGCGTCTTCCAGGACTTCCGGCTGCTGCCGAACAAGAACGTGTACGAGAACGTCGCGTTCGCCCTGGAGGTCATCGGCAAGCCCCGGCGGTTCATCCGCAAGGTCGTGCCCGAGGTCGTCGAGCTCGTCGGCCTGGAGGGCAAGGCCCACCGGATGCCCGACGAGCTGTCCGGCGGCGAGCAGCAGCGGGTCGCGATGGCCCGCGCCTTCGTCAACCGGCCTATGATCCTGCTTGCTGACGAGCCGACCGGAAACATCGACCCGGCGACGAGCATCGGCATCATGAAGGTGCTCGACCGGATCAACCGGACCGGCACTACCGTCGTCATGGCCACGCACGACGCGGCCATCGTCGACTCCATGCGCAAGCGCGTAGTGGAACTGGAGGACGGAAAGATCGTCCGAGACCAGTCGCGTGGCGTGTACGGCCAGGCGTACTGA
- the ftsX gene encoding permease-like cell division protein FtsX encodes MRANFIFSEVWIGLRRNLTMTVAVIVTVAIGMALLGVGLMINTQISSMKDFWSDKVEVSAYLCKKNDVFPVCKGSGGVNAQEQAELKAKIEAMPEVEHVEFEDAAAAYQNWRAQNASNTVMLTAIQAEDMPESFRIKLKDPKTYPAVIQNLEGAPGISRVINQQALLENFFGLLEVVGWAALVIAVTLVFAAALLIGNTVRLSAYNRRRETGIMRLVGASNLYIQLPFVMEGVIAGLLGGVVAAVLLIVSKVFIFDKVQKFLANSELTWETVATVISFTMIIGVVICVLASFFTLRRYLRV; translated from the coding sequence ATGCGGGCAAACTTCATCTTCTCCGAGGTCTGGATTGGCCTCCGCCGTAACCTCACGATGACCGTCGCGGTCATCGTGACCGTGGCCATCGGCATGGCGCTGCTGGGTGTGGGTCTGATGATCAACACCCAGATCTCCAGCATGAAGGACTTCTGGTCGGACAAGGTCGAGGTCTCGGCCTACCTGTGCAAGAAGAACGACGTCTTCCCGGTGTGCAAGGGCAGCGGCGGCGTCAACGCGCAGGAGCAGGCAGAGCTCAAGGCGAAGATCGAGGCGATGCCCGAGGTCGAGCACGTCGAGTTCGAGGACGCGGCCGCGGCCTACCAGAACTGGCGGGCTCAGAACGCCAGCAACACCGTGATGCTCACCGCCATCCAGGCGGAGGACATGCCGGAGTCCTTCCGGATCAAGCTGAAGGATCCCAAGACCTACCCGGCGGTGATCCAGAATCTCGAGGGCGCCCCCGGGATCTCCAGGGTGATCAACCAGCAGGCGCTCCTGGAGAACTTCTTCGGGCTGCTGGAGGTCGTCGGCTGGGCGGCCCTGGTGATCGCGGTCACCCTGGTCTTCGCGGCCGCGCTGCTGATCGGCAACACGGTCCGGCTGTCGGCCTACAACCGCAGGCGTGAGACCGGCATCATGCGGCTGGTCGGGGCCTCCAACCTCTACATCCAGCTCCCGTTCGTGATGGAGGGGGTCATCGCCGGCCTCCTCGGCGGCGTGGTGGCGGCGGTGCTGCTGATCGTCAGCAAGGTGTTCATCTTCGACAAGGTGCAGAAGTTCCTGGCCAACAGCGAGCTCACCTGGGAGACCGTGGCGACGGTGATCTCCTTTACGATGATCATCGGCGTGGTCATCTGTGTCCTCGCCTCGTTCTTCACGCTCCGCCGCTACCTGCGGGTGTGA
- the smpB gene encoding SsrA-binding protein SmpB, whose translation MPRETGRKVIAQNKRAWHDYHIEDTYEAGLVLQGTEVKSLRLGRASLLDGYAVIKDGEAWLINVHIPEYTMGTWTNHAARRTRKLLLHRKEIDKLVSKTKEGGLTLVPLAIYFKDGKAKIEIGLAKGKKDWDKRQTLAENQAKREMARSLRYRNR comes from the coding sequence ATGCCACGTGAGACCGGGCGGAAGGTCATCGCCCAGAACAAGCGTGCCTGGCACGATTACCACATCGAGGACACCTACGAAGCTGGTCTCGTGTTGCAGGGCACCGAGGTCAAGTCGCTCCGCCTCGGCCGAGCCTCCCTCCTTGACGGCTACGCGGTGATCAAGGACGGTGAGGCCTGGTTGATCAACGTCCACATCCCCGAATACACCATGGGGACCTGGACGAACCACGCGGCGCGGCGCACCCGCAAGCTGCTGCTGCACCGCAAGGAGATCGACAAGCTGGTCTCCAAGACGAAGGAGGGCGGCCTCACCCTGGTGCCGCTCGCGATCTACTTCAAGGACGGCAAGGCCAAGATCGAGATTGGCCTCGCGAAGGGCAAGAAGGACTGGGACAAGCGGCAGACGCTGGCCGAGAATCAGGCCAAGCGTGAGATGGCCCGCTCACTGAGGTACAGGAACAGGTAA
- a CDS encoding penicillin-binding transpeptidase domain-containing protein: MTGKARRTVAAALALAVTTPMLSACFEEPSAHEAVRDFLVGWQTGDYAMAARRTDGDQKVVRRALEDAKIHLDAASFRFRLNGLRSVGERTEADFEAEVDLGENNPLWEYAGRLPLQLVDGQWKVHWSPSVIHPQLHEGERFAVDVTPYGRRSILDRTNDPLQQPATLYVATVVPSMLKDPVAVCRQLSKITGFPQDRLLSKIRSAIPNAQVPLVTFGRLKYDQLRARLEAIPGVTTSPEPLLIDPESPAQIVGSVTAVTPESEQQLGGPQRAGDTVGRSGLQKAYQEYLTGSTETRVITLNAKTSKEVTELRKWPPSRSNSEVRTTLDRSIQKAADTALLGDGVPAMLVAVQASTGEVRAVGTTKEYNQERQALAGKFHAGSIFSIMSVEGLLKAKVSFKQKLACPVDRTVGGAQFHQTAAPAGSTLSIQGAFANGCVTALASLARRVDGAELAASAARFGIGSQWSLPLKTFSGKVSQMKNDAATAKAIAGQNVLVSPLSMALVAGAVARGTWRPPVLVTEPRTPDPSAEAAPPKAPDPIDIDPATISTLKSLMRAGVSSGSARSAAAAGDPVYGITASAAQGRKPMAWFVGWQEDVAVAVLAQSSDSTAGAAIAGRFFQGLHTGL, translated from the coding sequence GTGACGGGGAAGGCTCGGCGGACCGTTGCCGCGGCGCTCGCGCTGGCGGTGACGACCCCCATGCTGTCCGCGTGTTTCGAGGAGCCGTCGGCCCACGAGGCGGTGCGTGACTTTCTGGTCGGCTGGCAGACCGGCGACTACGCCATGGCCGCCCGGCGTACCGACGGAGACCAGAAGGTGGTCCGCCGGGCACTGGAGGACGCCAAGATCCACCTTGACGCGGCCTCGTTCCGCTTCAGGCTCAACGGGCTCCGGAGCGTGGGGGAGCGGACCGAGGCCGACTTCGAGGCCGAGGTCGACCTCGGAGAGAACAACCCCCTGTGGGAGTACGCCGGCCGGCTCCCGCTCCAGCTGGTGGACGGCCAGTGGAAGGTGCACTGGTCGCCCAGTGTGATCCACCCCCAGTTGCACGAGGGCGAGCGTTTCGCCGTGGACGTCACGCCCTACGGGCGCAGATCGATCCTCGACCGCACCAACGATCCGCTCCAGCAGCCGGCGACCCTGTACGTGGCGACCGTCGTCCCGTCCATGCTGAAGGATCCGGTCGCGGTCTGCCGGCAGCTCTCCAAGATCACCGGATTCCCGCAGGACCGGCTGCTCAGCAAGATCCGTTCGGCGATCCCCAACGCCCAGGTGCCGCTGGTCACCTTCGGCCGGCTCAAGTACGACCAGCTCCGTGCGCGCCTTGAGGCCATCCCGGGAGTCACCACCTCCCCGGAACCGCTGCTGATCGATCCCGAGTCGCCCGCCCAGATCGTCGGCTCCGTCACCGCCGTCACCCCGGAGAGCGAGCAGCAGCTCGGCGGGCCGCAGCGGGCCGGAGACACCGTCGGCCGCAGCGGCCTGCAGAAGGCCTACCAGGAATACCTCACCGGATCCACCGAGACCCGTGTGATCACCCTGAACGCCAAGACCTCGAAAGAGGTCACCGAGCTGCGCAAGTGGCCTCCCAGCCGGTCCAACTCCGAGGTGCGGACCACGCTCGACCGCTCCATCCAGAAGGCCGCCGACACCGCGCTGCTCGGCGACGGGGTGCCGGCCATGCTGGTGGCGGTCCAGGCCTCGACCGGCGAGGTGCGGGCCGTCGGCACCACGAAGGAGTACAACCAGGAGAGGCAGGCGCTCGCCGGGAAGTTCCACGCGGGGAGCATCTTCTCGATCATGTCCGTCGAGGGGCTGCTCAAGGCCAAGGTGAGCTTCAAACAGAAGCTCGCCTGCCCGGTCGACCGGACCGTGGGCGGTGCCCAGTTCCACCAGACCGCGGCCCCCGCCGGGAGCACGCTGAGCATCCAGGGCGCCTTCGCCAACGGTTGTGTGACCGCGCTGGCCTCGCTGGCCCGCAGGGTCGACGGTGCGGAGCTGGCGGCCAGCGCCGCACGGTTCGGCATCGGCTCCCAGTGGAGCCTGCCGCTGAAGACCTTCAGCGGCAAGGTGAGCCAGATGAAGAACGACGCCGCCACCGCCAAGGCCATCGCCGGGCAGAACGTCCTGGTCAGCCCGCTCTCCATGGCGCTGGTCGCCGGGGCGGTCGCCCGGGGCACCTGGCGGCCGCCCGTCCTGGTCACCGAGCCCAGGACCCCGGACCCCTCGGCCGAGGCCGCGCCGCCGAAGGCGCCGGACCCGATCGACATCGACCCGGCGACGATCAGCACCCTCAAGTCGCTCATGCGGGCCGGCGTGTCCTCGGGCTCGGCCCGTTCGGCCGCCGCGGCGGGCGACCCGGTCTACGGCATCACCGCCTCCGCCGCCCAGGGGCGCAAGCCGATGGCCTGGTTCGTCGGCTGGCAGGAGGACGTGGCGGTGGCGGTGCTGGCGCAGAGCTCCGACTCCACCGCGGGGGCGGCCATCGCCGGACGGTTCTTCCAGGGGCTGCACACCGGGTTGTAG
- a CDS encoding serine/threonine-protein kinase has product MNPSEQVTPGDSPVIGGYTLRRVLGRGGMGTVHLATTPAGALAAVKVINPELARDPAFQRRFEREVAAARLVARFCTAPVLDAGFDGDVAYLVTEYVKGPDLAHAVREQGPMAGSDLEALAVGIAVALNAIHGAGVVHRDLKPSNVLLSPLGPRVIDFGIAKLVEGDSLATQAILGTPAFMAPEQVRGEPITPAADVYAWGGVVVFAGTGRLPFGGGAPAEVLYRIVNEGPHLDGLDGRMRGFVERAMAKDPASRPSARELLGELVGGPDATPATAVRVVERTWTGQPPAEADPTRAQGMGEQSAPDRSHGTSGQPAPSWSPGPPGPGDRPEQGWPQNLPGQGDRPEQGWSPGPSGPPGRPGPGWPQNLPEYSGTGIAGQDRTDMTGGRPPGPPPYTAVGSGTLPVGAGGPGLGPPPDGAGTAGRDRPAAPRGRRRRRLFAGLAALTVAVGAATWWAVARPGEEWPFHADFGAADHSWSVGATEAGRAETADGAYVLTVKPGWRLWKSAPGPAEPESGVVISGAARLTEGSGEFGVWCRGDAGTGDRYEFGVDDAGTVSITKRQAGQQGVVLYGPVENTNIKKSADNRIVAECRPDGTKLALRMWVNDAFAGEAVDDAPHAPGLTGLYAAPDGDAELRVRFGSFDLRPAGG; this is encoded by the coding sequence ATGAATCCTTCGGAACAGGTCACACCAGGCGATTCGCCGGTGATCGGCGGCTACACACTCCGGCGTGTGCTCGGGCGCGGCGGCATGGGCACCGTGCACCTCGCCACCACCCCGGCCGGTGCGCTGGCCGCGGTGAAGGTGATCAATCCGGAACTGGCCCGCGATCCGGCGTTCCAGCGGCGTTTCGAGCGCGAGGTCGCCGCCGCCCGCCTGGTGGCCCGGTTCTGTACGGCCCCCGTGCTGGACGCCGGGTTCGACGGGGACGTGGCCTACCTCGTCACCGAATACGTCAAGGGCCCCGACCTGGCGCATGCCGTACGGGAACAGGGGCCGATGGCCGGCTCCGACCTGGAGGCCCTGGCGGTCGGCATCGCGGTGGCGCTGAACGCGATCCACGGAGCCGGGGTGGTCCACCGGGATCTCAAGCCGTCGAACGTACTGCTCTCCCCGCTGGGCCCACGCGTGATCGACTTCGGGATCGCGAAGCTGGTCGAAGGGGACAGCCTGGCGACCCAGGCGATTCTGGGGACGCCCGCGTTCATGGCTCCCGAACAGGTGCGTGGGGAGCCGATCACCCCGGCGGCGGACGTCTACGCCTGGGGCGGTGTGGTCGTGTTCGCGGGGACCGGGCGGTTGCCGTTCGGCGGTGGAGCGCCGGCGGAGGTCCTCTACCGGATCGTCAACGAGGGGCCGCACCTCGACGGGCTGGACGGGCGGATGCGCGGCTTCGTCGAGCGGGCCATGGCCAAGGACCCGGCGAGCCGGCCGAGCGCCCGGGAACTGCTCGGCGAGCTGGTCGGCGGCCCGGACGCGACACCCGCGACGGCTGTCCGGGTGGTCGAGCGGACCTGGACCGGTCAGCCTCCGGCCGAGGCCGATCCGACCCGGGCACAGGGCATGGGCGAGCAGTCCGCTCCGGACCGGTCGCACGGCACGTCCGGACAGCCGGCTCCGAGCTGGTCACCGGGTCCGCCCGGACCGGGGGACCGGCCCGAACAGGGCTGGCCGCAGAACCTGCCCGGTCAGGGTGACCGGCCCGAACAGGGCTGGTCACCGGGCCCGTCCGGTCCGCCTGGTCGGCCCGGACCGGGCTGGCCGCAGAACCTGCCCGAATACTCCGGTACGGGCATCGCCGGACAGGACCGGACGGATATGACCGGGGGACGTCCCCCCGGTCCGCCGCCCTATACGGCCGTGGGCAGCGGCACGCTGCCGGTCGGGGCCGGCGGGCCTGGTCTCGGCCCACCACCGGACGGGGCCGGAACCGCCGGGCGGGACCGGCCGGCGGCCCCCCGGGGCAGGCGACGGAGAAGGCTGTTCGCCGGGCTGGCCGCCCTGACCGTGGCGGTGGGGGCGGCGACGTGGTGGGCCGTGGCGAGGCCCGGCGAGGAATGGCCGTTCCATGCCGACTTCGGTGCCGCGGACCACTCCTGGTCGGTGGGTGCCACCGAGGCCGGGCGCGCGGAGACGGCCGACGGGGCCTACGTCCTGACCGTGAAACCGGGCTGGCGGCTGTGGAAGTCGGCTCCAGGCCCGGCCGAGCCCGAGTCGGGGGTGGTCATCAGCGGCGCGGCACGCCTGACCGAGGGGTCGGGGGAGTTCGGTGTCTGGTGCCGGGGTGACGCCGGCACCGGTGACCGATATGAGTTCGGGGTCGACGACGCCGGGACGGTCTCGATCACCAAACGCCAGGCCGGGCAGCAGGGCGTCGTCCTGTACGGCCCCGTCGAAAACACGAACATCAAGAAGTCGGCGGACAACCGCATCGTCGCCGAATGCCGTCCCGACGGGACGAAGCTCGCCCTGCGGATGTGGGTCAACGACGCGTTCGCCGGTGAGGCCGTCGACGACGCCCCCCATGCTCCCGGACTGACCGGCCTGTACGCGGCGCCGGACGGCGATGCGGAGCTGCGGGTGAGGTTCGGCTCGTTCGACCTGCGCCCGGCGGGCGGGTAG